The Balaenoptera acutorostrata chromosome 2, mBalAcu1.1, whole genome shotgun sequence genomic sequence gaagaacaaaagagcaatggGGACCCCAGTTGTAAGGGAAAAGGTGCTCAGCTTCTTTATTCCTcagacaagggaaaagaaagcccCGGGGAGGTGCCAGCACTCCCTCCAGCTTGTCACAAGGTGACCATCCTAAGTGTAGGCCAGGGCGCCGAGCCTCAGTGATTTGCCTGGACTGCAGGTGCAAAGTTCCCTGCGTAGGCGTATGGAGAAGACTGTGGCCCCACGTGGGAAGGTTTGGGAACACGAGGGTGGGACCCTGCAGATGCCACGAGCAGGGGAGAAGTCTCTTCCAAAAGcgcaccctcccccaacccccccacctcccggaccAGCTCACACGGACCCGGACCCGGGTGAGAATGCATCACTTGTGTGACTTGTCGCTGAGAAAGGCAGGGGGACGTCTGCAGGGCACACGCCTGGTGCAGAGCCTGGAGAAATTTCCAGCTTGGCCCCCGCCGCACCTCCGCACCCTTCGCACCCGCCTGGCCCTCTGCTCCCCACTCAGGTCTCCTTTGCCCGGGGCTGCCTTCCTGACTGAGATGGTGTCCTTGACCCGTgtatccctccctgtccccagagcccaAGGTGGTGTTTGCCAAGGAGCAGCCGGCACGCAGTGAAGTGCAGGCCGTGGCGGGGGCCAGTGCCACGCTGAGCTGCGAGGTGGCCCAGGCCCAGACGGAGGTGACGTGGTACAAGGACGGAAAGAAGCTGAGTTCGAGCTCGAAAGTGCGTGTGGAGGCCTCGGGCCGAGGGCGGCGGCTGGTGGTGCAGCAGGCGGGCAAGGCAGACGCCGGGGAGTACAGCTGCGAGGCCGGGGGCCAGAGTGTCTCCTTCCACCTGGATGTCACAGGTCAGTCCTGGAGGAGGATACTAAGCTAGCCTATTTGGAGGTGACGAGGGGACTGTCTTGCGGCCTCCACAGACTGGTGTTCACTCTCCTGTAGCCTCCC encodes the following:
- the LOC130707217 gene encoding obscurin-like, which codes for SLSPEPKVVFAKEQPARSEVQAVAGASATLSCEVAQAQTEVTWYKDGKKLSSSSKVRVEASGRGRRLVVQQAGKADAGEYSCEAGGQSVSFHLDVTGQSWRRILS